The DNA region AGACCAACAAGAACGATGCCGCTGACGCCGAGGCGATCTGCGAAGCGGTGCAGCGCCCTTCCATGCGCTTTGTCGCGGTCAAGACCGCTGAGCAGCAGGCGGTGTTGTCATTGCATCGGGCACGGCAAGGGTTTGTGAAAGCCCGCACTGCGACGGCCAATCAGATTCGTGGCCTACTGTCGGAGTTTGGAATCACGCTGCCGCCGGGCATCGCACACTTGAACATGGTGTGTGAGCGGATGGCAGAAGAGGCATTGCCAGCCAGCTTCCGCCGCTTGATCGATGACCTGCTCTGCCATTACCGGCAACTCGACACACGCATCATCGAGCTGGAGCGGGAGATCCATGCCTGGCACCGCAGCAGCGATACCTCGCAGCGGCTCGCCGCCATTCCCGGTGTGGGCCTGTTGACGGCGACGGCGGTGGTGGCGAGCGTGGGCGATGCTCGTCAGTTTAAGAACGCACGTCAGATGGCGGCCTTCTTGGGGCTCGTACCGCGCCAGCATTCCTCCGGTGGTAAGCCGACGCTGCTGTCGATCAGCAAACGTGGCGACGTTTACCTGCGTACGCTGATGATCCACGGCGCGCGTTCGGTGCTGCACCATGCCGCGGCACGACCGAACGCAGATCAGCTATGGCATGTTCAGGTCATGCAGCGACGCAATCGCAACATCGCTGCCGTCGCGCTGGCCAACAAAAACGCCCGGACTATGTGGGCGCTACTCGTCCGAGCCCCAGCTTACGATCCGCAGCACCGGGCCGCGCAAGCGGCGTAACGATTCCCACGATGCACGAGATGCGCAGGAGTTGATTGAGGTGATGGCACAACGGTCAGACCGTGGTCGGCAAAACCCGATAACGCCCAAGAGCAGTAAAGCTCGCGAGCTTGATAGGGAGCCGATCCGCGGATTTCCATCAGGGCCAGGCGCAGCACGCGCCACCAAAGGCCGGATACATGACTGCATTCTCGACCGCACAACCATCATCAAAACCCTTGCAGTTGAGGGCGCGTCCATACATG from Gammaproteobacteria bacterium includes:
- a CDS encoding IS110 family transposase, translated to MQITTVGIDLAKNVFQVHGVDDHGQVVLRKALKRSQVMTFFAQLPVCLIGMEACGSAHYWARKLQALGHTVRLMAPQFVKPYVKTNKNDAADAEAICEAVQRPSMRFVAVKTAEQQAVLSLHRARQGFVKARTATANQIRGLLSEFGITLPPGIAHLNMVCERMAEEALPASFRRLIDDLLCHYRQLDTRIIELEREIHAWHRSSDTSQRLAAIPGVGLLTATAVVASVGDARQFKNARQMAAFLGLVPRQHSSGGKPTLLSISKRGDVYLRTLMIHGARSVLHHAAARPNADQLWHVQVMQRRNRNIAAVALANKNARTMWALLVRAPAYDPQHRAAQAA